The following DNA comes from Halalkaliarchaeum sp. AArc-CO.
CGGGATGTCACACGGCCCGCCCGGTGACGGCGACCGCGGCCCCGGCCACGATGGCGGCGGCGCCGACGACCGCGGGCCAGATCACGACGACGATGACGACCGCGGCCACGGCGGTCGCTAACGCAGCTTTTCGCCCTATTCGTCCTCCGTTTCCGGGAATATACTCTCCGGGATGTACGCCGTGACAGTCCAGTTGGGCGCGTCGACGACTTCGCTGATCTTGAGATCCATCGCCGCCGAACAGAGGATGTACGCCTCCCCGCGGGTGAGTCCACGCTCGCCGGCGAGATACTCGATCATGTGCAGCGTCGCTTTCTTCGTCGCGTCCATCAGGTCGTCGCTGATCCCCGTCGTAGCGTACATCTGCTCGTCGTGACCCGTCGGCGTGAACGGTCCGGACGTCTCGAACTGCGGCTGTTCGATCGACATGTCCGTCCGGAGGGTGAACCGTGCGGTGACGAACATCGGCGCTTCGATCCCCGTCACGCACACCTCCCCGTCGCCCTGGGCGGCGTGACAGTCGCCGACCGAAAACAGCGCGCCGTCCGCCTCGACCGGGAGATAGACGGTGGAGCCGGCAGCCATGTGCTTTACGTCCATGTTGCCCCCGGTCGACCGGGGCGGCAGCGTGTCGTGTTCTCCCTCCTCGCCGGGGGCAACGCCGATCACGCCCGGGAACGGATCCAGTGGCACCTCGATCCCGTTTACGAACCGGCCGACGTCGCCCTCCAGGTCCCAGTAGTGCACACCGGCGTCGGGGAACTCCTCGGGGAGCAATCCGAGTCCCATCTCGCCGGGCAGGAACCCGGTGTATCCCCAGCCCTTGTGCTGGAGATCCAGAAGCTCTACCTGGAGGACGTCGCCGGGTTCGGCCCCCTCGATCGCGACCGGCCCGGTAAGGGGGTGAACCGGGTCGAAACTCACGTTCGCGAAGTCCTCGACGTCGGACTCGATGTCGACCTGTCTGTCTACCGCGTCGCGGCATTCGAACCGGACGACGTCGCCGTCCTCGACGGTCAAAATCGGATCCAGCGAGTTGTCCCACACCCGGTGGATGTTCTCCTCGCGGTCCGAGAGCCGGTAGTCGACCTCGTACTCCAGCGACTGCCCGCCGTGGCTGTGTTCGTGACTGTGGCAGTGAGTGTGCGCGTGGGCGTGCCCGTGTGCATGTCCGTGGCCGTGCCCGTGTCCGTCTCCGTGGCCGTGCCCGTGTCCGTCTCCGTGGCCGTGCCCGTGTCCGTCTCCGTGGTCGTGGTGTGTCATACAGTTGCAACATCTACCGCGGAGGTCTTAAATCGGACTGCCGGTGAGACGGCTGGACCTCCGAAACCACCCGAACTCGGCTCCCGCGCCCCGGTACACCGGCGCCTCTCAGCCGGCGTCGGGATTCGCCTGCCCGCCGACGTCGGATTCGCCGTCCGGGTTCCGGACGGTGACGTCGAACGTTGTGGTTTCGACAGTCTCCTCGAACTCGCCTTCGTTACCAGTGATCTCGACGCCGACGTAGAGTTCGACCGTCGTCGTCGCGGTTTCGTCGGCCTCCAGTTCCGGATCCCCGAACGACTCGGTGGTGACACCGTCACCGACCGCCGTCGCGTCGATCGTCTCGAAGCTGAATGCAAGCGTCCCGTCGACGTCGTCGAACTCCCCGTCAACGTCCGCGATCGGAGCCTCAGTCGGCTCGTCGGGGGCGACCGACACGTCGGCCAGCAGGTCCATCCTTCCGTCGACGCTGGCGCCCAGCGTCAATCCGATCTCGGCCACTCCGCCGCCGAAGTTCCGCCAGTCGACGTCGATTTCGGGGGCGACGGTCACGGCGCTCACGCGGCCGTCGTTGCGCTCGACGGTCGGGGCGTCTTTGGCCTCGAACCGGGAGGAACCGGGATCGCTGACTGCGACCGCCGGGCGACTGCTCCGGTAGATCCCCGCCAGCGTGGTCCCGCCACCCGCCAGAAGCGGTGCGAGCAGTTTGAGGCCGGTGCGTCTCGTGAAGCGTGGGTTTTCTGTCACGGCACGCCCGGGTGGCTCGTAGTCCGGTTTGAATCCTCGGGGGCGCCGGCGACTGAGAAATCACTTACCGGATGGCGCTCGAAAGGGGGGTTATGGAGAGCATCAACCGGACGGCCATCGAGCTGATGGACGAGGCGCTGGACTTCGCCGAGGAGCTGGGAATCGTCGCGAGGGAACTCGGCTGTGGGGCGACCGTGCTCGACTTCGGTGTCGATGTCGACGCCGG
Coding sequences within:
- a CDS encoding acetamidase/formamidase family protein; the protein is MEYEVDYRLSDREENIHRVWDNSLDPILTVEDGDVVRFECRDAVDRQVDIESDVEDFANVSFDPVHPLTGPVAIEGAEPGDVLQVELLDLQHKGWGYTGFLPGEMGLGLLPEEFPDAGVHYWDLEGDVGRFVNGIEVPLDPFPGVIGVAPGEEGEHDTLPPRSTGGNMDVKHMAAGSTVYLPVEADGALFSVGDCHAAQGDGEVCVTGIEAPMFVTARFTLRTDMSIEQPQFETSGPFTPTGHDEQMYATTGISDDLMDATKKATLHMIEYLAGERGLTRGEAYILCSAAMDLKISEVVDAPNWTVTAYIPESIFPETEDE